Proteins co-encoded in one Plasmodium reichenowi strain SY57 chromosome 10, whole genome shotgun sequence genomic window:
- a CDS encoding enoyl-CoA hydratase-related protein, putative, with protein MLFKLKYLRKHNKIYDMIQFSKCKNAYVIKRSVRTSIFKDDDIYLNPQDIHNESLPKINYLNSGKLDEYVYNRNNIGMDTIIINSKYMNIKMINKLYKKLCDSEVNYTKRFIFLTSLYNNIFNYSYNLYDLLKILELYQKSKDIHYVNLFKKILQNTNDLAYLIFSYKKPIISYCNGKIKGSAGFLSFLANNSASFNHSSYTYNNLNYSFLPYGGISFILANLRANLGFYFALTGQVIQSSDLVWCGLTKRWISDESLELMEISSESQLEVSEQDAHILLEEHFLKIPEKYTLKNYEQVIHEHFKHNNLLTILKCLDQSRNSSDQNIRKWADETYQKIITLPPLATHLTFEILNILRNYKMELLKKAQVNKRLWNEMIKNSYKVPTTKEQISMNELKYTIDKELFIKSLNIETNTLLNFISCPDILNGITSYLVKDTNHAFSSTYLNNNIFQIKKDIIYYFLFYKNSYEYTIYDRPDISYSSLSVLEKYNQHYNAESNTSHDKLFFSKQFERWNDDYLQEELEDINKHFL; from the exons ATGTTGTTTAagttaaaatatttaagGAAACATAACAAAATTTATGATATGATTCAATTTTCCAAATGTAAGAATGcatatgtaataaaaaggTCTGTAAGAACCAGTATTTTTAAAgatgatgatatatatttaaacCCACAAGATATACATAATGAATCCTTACctaaaataaattatttaaattctGGAAAATTAGAtgaatatgtatataatcGTAATAATATAGGAATGGATactattataattaatagcaagtatatgaatataaaaatgattaataaattatataaaaaattatgtgATAGTGAAGTTAATTATACTAAAAggtttatttttttaacatccttatataataatatatttaattatagttataatttatatgatttattaaaaattttagaattatatcaaaaaagtaaagatatacattatgtaaatttattcaaaaaaattttacaaaatacAAATGATTTAGCATatcttatattttcttataaaaaaccaattatatcatattgTAACGGGAAAATAAAAGGATCTGCAGGATTCTTGTCTTTTCTAGCTAATAATAGTGCTTCATTCAATCATTCttcatatacatataataatttaaattattcatTCTTACCTTATGGAGGAATATCTTTTATACTAGCTAATTTAAGAGCTAACTTAGGATTTTATTTCGCCTTAACAGGTCAGGTAATACAATCATCAGATTTGGTTTGGTGCGGATTAACTAAAAGATGGATATCTGATGAAAGTTTGGAATTAATGGAGATAAGTTCTGAAAGTCAATTAGAAGTTTCAGAACAAGATGcacatattttattagaggagcattttttaaaaatacctgaaaaatataccttaaaaaattatgaacaaGTCATACATGAACATTTTAAACATAACAATTTGTTAActatattaaaatgtttgGATCAATCAAGAAATAGTTCAGATCAAAACATAAGAAAATGGGCTGATGAAACGtatcaaaaaattattaccCTTCCACCATTAGCTACTCATTTGACatttgaaatattaaatattttaagaaattacaaaatggaattattaaaaaaagcTCAAGTAAATAAACGTTTATGGAAtgaaatgataaaaaatagtTATAAAGTACCAACAACAAAAGAACAAATAAGTATGAatgaattaaaatatactattgataaagaattatttattaaatcattaaatatagaaactaatacattattaaattttatatcatgTCCTGATATTCTAAATGGTATAACATCCTATTTAGTAAAAGATACCAACCATGCCTTCTCATCaacatatttaaataacaatatatttcaaattaaaaaagatattatttattatttcctcttttataaaaattcttATGAATACACTATATATGACAGACCGGATATAAGTTATTCAAGTTTGAGTGttttagaaaaatataatcaGCACTACAATGCTGAAAGTAATACAAGTCACGACAAACTTTTCTTTTCCAAGCAG TTTGAACGGTGGAACGATGATTACCTCCAAGAAGAGCTGGAAGATATTAAcaaacattttttatag
- a CDS encoding rhoptry neck protein 12, putative — protein sequence MKRVYTCLCFICLFFLCILKGVYNVKTQKNEGIIIDKEGKENDNGNSDRNTPNNNNRLNRMTLNREMYEKYNKMNNEEDNNKNLNYDLSNLKDGMKKKHFSSYSSEDKTNKKSSINSVLEKYQHTKHEEKNLQNLNKNMMTYENDDSMKSIFISEESFESAKNVCQFIVMQNDYFKNFCNITSLVYDIEKLKKNNHKIYEEILSNSYENNNGSKFKLLKEINHTKVFKEMDNTNPKFSILFLYDKFCYGGIPLACSNLMKYDNVFDINEQSETTNKPDDDVNMEEMENYIINQTGMENGFEENVSDLTQE from the coding sequence atgaaaagagTATATACGTGTTTGTGTTTTATctgtttgttttttttatgtatattaaaagGTGTGTATAATGTGAAGacacaaaaaaatgaagGAATTATTATTGACAAAGAGGgtaaagaaaatgataatgGAAACAGTGATAGGAACACACcaaataataacaatagATTAAATAGAATGACATTGAATAGAGAAATgtatgaaaaatataataaaatgaataatgaagaagataataataaaaacttaaattatgatttaagtaatttaaaagatggaatgaaaaaaaaacattttagTAGTTATAGTAGTGAAGATAAAACgaataaaaaaagttcCATAAATAGTGTATTAGAAAAATATCAACATACGAAAcatgaagaaaaaaatttacaaaatttaaataagaatatgatgacttatgaaaatgatgataGTATGAAatctatttttatatctgAAGAATCATTTGAAAGTGCTAAGAATGTATGTCAATTTATTGTAATGCaaaatgattattttaaaaatttttgtaatattacATCTTTAGTATATGATATAGAaaaacttaaaaaaaataatcataaaatTTATGAAGAAATACTAAGTAATtcatatgaaaataataacgGTTCAAAATTCAAATTACTTAAAGAAATTAACCATACTAAAGTTTTTAAGGAAATGGATAATACCAATCCAAAATTCTCtatcttatttttatatgataaattttGTTATGGAGGTATTCCATTAGCTTGCTCAAATTTGATGAAGTATGATAATGTCTTTGATATTAATGAGCAAAGTGAAACTACTAATAAACCAGATGATGATGTTAATATGGAAGAAAtggaaaattatattattaatcaAACAGGTATGGAAAATGGATTCGAAGAGAACGTTTCCGATTTAACACAagaatga
- a CDS encoding DNA polymerase delta catalytic subunit has product MEELKTCPFTNVIPYGLLYDKLKKEKNNDVPENYVIEEFDKLLKNYERPNVYDEIGNATFKNDEDLITFQIDLDYTVENIFKNMIYNEIGSNNSILNDIYMPYRILLSKDKNYVSVPIIRIYSLRKDGCSVLINVHNFFPYFYVEKPDDFDNEDLIKLEMLMNENLNLNSQYKIYEKKILKIEIVKTESLMYFKKNGKKDFLKITVLLPKMVPSLKKYFEGIVHVNNKSIGGIVYEANLPFILRYIIDHKITGSSWINCKKGHYYIRNKNKKISNCTFEIDISYEHVEPITLENEYQQIPKLRILSFDIECIKLDGKGFPEAKNDPIIQISSILYFQGEPIDNCTKFIFTLLECASIPGSNVIWFNDEKTLLEAWNEFIIRIDPDFLTGYNIINFDLPYILNRGTALNLKKLKFLGRIKNVASTVKDSSFSSKQFGTHETKEINIFGRIQFDVYDLIKRDYKLKSYTLNYVSFEFLKEQKEDVHYSIMNDLQNESPESRKRIATYCIKDGVLPLRLIDKLLFIYNYVEMARVTGTPFVYLLTRGQQIKVTSQLYRKCKELNYVIPSTYMKVNTNEKYEGATVLEPIKGYYIEPISTLDFASLYPSIMIAHNLCYSTLIKSNNEVSDLQNDDITTIQGKNNLKFVKKNVKKGILPLIVEELIEARKKVKLLIKNEKNNITKMVLNGRQLALKISANSVYGYTGASSGGQLPCLEVAVSITTLGRSMIEKTKERVESFYSKSNGYEHNSTVIYGDTDSVMVKFGTNNIEEAMTLGKDAAERISKEFLTPIKLEFEKVYCPYLLLNKKRYAGLLYTNPNKHDKMDCKGIETVRRDFCILIQQMMETVLNKLLIEKNLNSAIEYTKSKIKELLTNNIDMSLLVVTKSLGKTDYETRLPHVELAKKLKQRDSATAPNVGDRVSYIIVKGVKGQAQYERAEDPLYVLDNNLAIDYNHYLDAIKSPLSRIFEVIMQNSDSLFSGDHTRHKTILTSSQTALSKFLKKSVRCIGCNSSIKKPPLCNHCKENKEFSIYMQKIKDFKNKQNEFFQLWTECQRCQGNLHVDVICMNRDCPIFYRRAKIKKDIANLQEQVTSLRMDW; this is encoded by the coding sequence ATGGAAGAACTGAAAACTTGCCCATTCACAAATGTGATTCCGTACGGTTTGCtatatgataaattaaaaaaagaaaaaaataatgacGTTCCTGAAAATTATGTAATAGAAGAATTTGATAAGCTCTTGAAAAATTATGAGAGACCAAATGTATACGATGAAATAGGAAATGCAACATTTAAGAATGATGAAGATTTAATAACGTTTCAAATAGATTTGGATTATACAGTAgagaatatatttaaaaatatgatatataacGAAATTGGTTCAAATAATagtatattaaatgatatatatatgccATATAGGATTTTATTAAGtaaagataaaaattatgtgTCTGTTCCTATTATTCGTATATATAGTTTAAGAAAAGATGGATGTAGtgttttaataaatgttcataatttttttccttatttttatgttgAGAAACCTGATGATTTTGATAATGAggatttaataaaattagaAATGTTAATGaatgaaaatttaaatttaaatagccaatataaaatatatgaaaagaaaatattaaaaattgaAATTGTAAAAACAGAAAGTTTAAtgtattttaaaaaaaatgggaaaaaagattttttaaaaattacTGTATTATTACCAAAAATGGTACCctcattaaaaaaatattttgaagGTATTGTAcatgtaaataataaatcaatTGGAGGTATTGTATATGAAGCTAATTTACCATTTATATTgagatatattattgatCATAAAATTACAGGTTCATCCTGGATAAATTGTAAAAAAggtcattattatataagaaataaaaataagaaaatatcAAATTGTACATTCGAAATAGATATTAGTTATGAACATGTAGAACCAATAACGTTAGAAAATGAATATCAACAAATACCTAAGTTAAGAATTCTATCCTTTGATATTGAATGTATAAAATTAGATGGTAAAGGATTTCCAGAAGCAAAAAATGATCCTATTATTCAAATTTCAtctattttatattttcaagGGGAACCTATTGATAATTGTAccaaatttatttttacacTTCTTGAATGCGCTAGTATACCAGGTTCAAATGTTATATGGTttaatgatgaaaaaacTTTATTAGAAGCATGGAatgaatttattataagaatTGATCCTGATTTCCTGACTGgatataatatcataaattttgatttaccttatatattaaatagaGGTACAGCTctaaatttaaaaaaattgaaattTTTAGgtagaataaaaaatgttgCAAGTACAGTTAAAGATTCAAGTTTCTCATCTAAACAGTTTGGTACGCATGAAACGAAAGAAATCAATATTTTTGGAAGAATACAATTTGATGTTTATGATTTGATTAAACGAGATTATAAATTGAAATCATATACATTAAATTATGTTTCTTTTGAATTCttaaaagaacaaaaagaaGATGTACATTATAGTATAATGAATGATTTACAAAACGAAAGTCCAGAATCTAGAAAAAGGATAGCAACATATTGTATTAAGGATGGAGTATTACCATTACGATTAAttgataaattattatttatttataattatgttgAAATGGCTAGAGTTACGGGAACACcttttgtatatttattaacaCGTGGACAACAAATTAAAGTTACGTCGCAATTATATAGGAAATGTAAAGAACTAAATTATGTTATTCCTAGTACATATATGAAAGTtaatacaaatgaaaaatatgaagGAGCAACCGTACTAGAACCTATTAAAGGTTATTATATTGAACCAATATCAACATTAGATTTTGCTTCCTTATATCCATCCATTATGATTGCACATAATCTCTGTTATTCTACTCtaataaaaagtaataatgAAGTTTCAGATTTacaaaatgatgatataacaacaatacaaggaaagaataatttaaaatttgtTAAGAAAAATGTTAAAAAGGGAATTTTACCCTTAATTGTAGAAGAATTAATAGAAGCTAGAAAAAAAGTTAAATTActaattaaaaatgaaaaaaataatataacaaaaatggTGCTTAATGGTAGGCAATTAGCTCTTAAAATTTCAGCAAATTCTGTATATGGATATACAGGAGCATCATCAGGAGGACAATTACCATGTTTAGAGGTAGCTGTGTCTATAACTACGTTAGGTAGATCTATGATTGAAAAAACGAAAGAGCGAGTAGAAAGTTTTTATAGTAAAAGTAATGGATATGAACATAATTCGACAGTTATCTATGGAGATACCGATTCTGTTATGGTAAAATTTGGAACGAATAATATTGAAGAAGCTATGACATTAGGAAAGGACGCGGCAGAACGTATTAGCAAAGAATTTTTAACACCTATAAAATTAGAATTTGAAAAAGTATATTGCccatatttattattaaataaaaaaagatatgcaggattattatatactaATCCAAATAAACATGATAAAATGGATTGTAAAGGAATTGAAACTGTAAGAAGAgatttttgtatattaatacaaCAAATGATGGAAACtgtattaaataaattattaattgaaaaaaatttaaatagTGCTATTGAATATACCaaaagtaaaataaaagaattgTTAACAAACAATATTGATATGAGCTTATTAGTTGTGACCAAATCATTAGGAAAAACAGATTATGAAACAAGGTTACCACATGTAGAATTAGctaaaaaattaaaacaaaGAGACAGTGCTACAGCACCTAATGTTGGAGATCGAGTTAGTTATATAATTGTTAAGGGTGTTAAAGGACAAGCACAATATGAAAGAGCAGAAGATCCTTTATATGTTTTAGATAATAATCTAGCTATAgattataatcattatcTAGATGCAATTAAAAGCCCCTTATCAAGAATATTTGAAGTTATTATGCAAAATTCAgattcattattttctgGTGATCATACAAGACATAAAACTATATTAACATCAAGTCAAACTGCTTTATCcaaatttttaaaaaaatcaGTTCGATGCATAGGCTGTAATAGTTCCATAAAAAAACCACCTCTATGTAACCACTGcaaagaaaataaagaattttctatatacatgcaaaaaattaaagatttcaaaaacaaacaaaatGAATTCTTTCAGTTATGGACTGAATGCCAACGATGTCAAGGAAATCTGCATGTGGATGTTATATGTATGAATAGGGATTGTCCTATATTTTATAGACGAgcaaaaattaaaaaagatatagCTAACCTACAGGAACAGGTCACCTCATTAAGAATGGATTGGTGA
- a CDS encoding golgi re-assembly stacking protein 2 (transcript variant 2; alternatively spliced), translating to MFIHMYNTYCLYIMLFSYLFIGYRILRISENSPCSNVGLEIFFDYIIQIDDLKLLDSSKSTYDNFIEKIKLHENKELTLDVYNCRYDKIKKVKVIPGKWEGNGLLGIHISYEFLNALNEGVRILEILENSPAYQSQLIEYEDFIIGYDKGIFRNQDEFMSYINMNNIIKENSHDKKVIFNTNLYVYNYKHEHIRKVQIQLNDSWGGKGLLGCNVATGYLHKIPPCQIKGEEEKENINLKESLSLSDIKNNESESNNYKKEYLDITKVNDLEIVLLSDSVGKNPNNINNTESNEKDSTNIIPLWKNEDEKSGREDKNYINSQGVKLNHDNNINYMKNDSNSNSNSSNGSSKTLEVDMDNNAETINYDDKFSYELKSTLDDQAEEDIHEIKKEKYQNEQVVLEDIKREELNNSQEIKNEIDTYNFKNEDIKDEIHIIKEEPINKYNDKTSRLIDSYSDYVKKMTIYSKEMNEIYESMNKNSEILNSIKMNATFNYVNDNNNNNNILNVDKRVHTEEYKNVHSQEIPILINPYENTTILNSSKMDNITKGTHINNNNDDIYSNENVQHFHEPSFNYVQDVRKNI from the coding sequence atgtttatacatatgtataatacATATTGCTTATATATCATGTTGTTTTCTTACCTTTTTATAGGATATAGAATTCTTAGGATATCAGAAAATAGCCCTTGTTCCAATGTTGGTctagaaatatttttcgACTACATAATTCAAATAGACGATTTGAAATTATTAGATTCTTCTAAAAGTACCTATGACAATTTTATcgaaaaaataaaactgcatgaaaataaagaattaacTCTAGATGTTTATAATTGTAgatatgataaaataaagaaggTTAAAGTAATCCCAGGAAAATGGGAGGGGAATGGATTATTAGGAATTCATATAAGTtatgaatttttaaatGCTTTAAATGAGGGTGTAAGAATATTAGAAATTTTGGAAAATTCTCCTGCATATCAAAGTCAATTAATAGAATACGAAGATTTTATTATTGGATATGATAAAGGTATTTTTAGAAATCAAGATGAATTCATGagttatataaatatgaataatataataaaagaaaattcTCATGATAAAAAAGTCATATTTAACActaatttatatgtttataattataaacatGAACATATTAGAAAAGTGCAAATTCAACTTAATGATTCTTGGGGTGGAAAAGGATTACTTGGTTGTAATGTTGCTACAGGTTATCTACATAAAATTCCACCTTGTCAAATTAAAGGTGAAgaagaaaaggaaaatataaatttaaaagagtcattatcattatctgatattaaaaataatgaaagTGAATCTAACaattataaaaaggaatattTGGATATTACAAAAGTAAACGATTTAGAAATTGTTTTGTTAAGTGACAGTGTTGGAAAAAAtccaaataatataaataataccGAATCAAATGAAAAGGATTCAACAAACATAATACCTCTATGGaaaaatgaagatgaaAAATCAGGACGTgaagataaaaattatataaattcaCAGGGGGTGAAACTAAAccatgataataatataaattatatgaaaaatgatagtaatagtaatagtaatagtaGTAATGGTAGTAGTAAAACCCTTGAAGTAGATATGGATAACAATGCAGAAACCAttaattatgatgataaatTTTCGTATGAACTAAAATCCACATTAGATGATCAAGCAGAAGAAGATATTcatgaaataaaaaaagaaaagtaCCAAAATGAACAGGTAGTATTGgaagatataaaaagagAAGAACTAAATAATAGCcaagaaataaaaaatgaaatagatacttataattttaaaaatgaagatataaaagatgaaatacatataataaaagaagaaccaataaataaatataatgataaaacTAGTAGACTGATAGATAGCTATTCTGATTATGTAAAGAAGATGACAATATATAGTAAAGAAATGAATGAGATATATGAAAGCATGAACAAAAATAGTGAAATTCTAAATagtataaaaatgaatgcAACATTTAATTATgtaaatgataataataataataataatatattaaatgtaGATAAACGTGTTCATACTGaggaatataaaaatgtacatTCTCAAGAAATACCTATTCTTATAAATCCATATGAAAATACAACAATTTTAAATAGCTCTAAAATGgataatataacaaaaggaactcatattaataataataatgatgatatttATTCAAATGAAAATGTTCAACATTTTCATGAACCCTCATTTAATTATGTTCAAGATGTAAGAAAGAACATATAG
- a CDS encoding golgi re-assembly stacking protein 1 (transcript variant 1; alternatively spliced): MGAGQTKEIMGGYRILRISENSPCSNVGLEIFFDYIIQIDDLKLLDSSKSTYDNFIEKIKLHENKELTLDVYNCRYDKIKKVKVIPGKWEGNGLLGIHISYEFLNALNEGVRILEILENSPAYQSQLIEYEDFIIGYDKGIFRNQDEFMSYINMNNIIKENSHDKKVIFNTNLYVYNYKHEHIRKVQIQLNDSWGGKGLLGCNVATGYLHKIPPCQIKGEEEKENINLKESLSLSDIKNNESESNNYKKEYLDITKVNDLEIVLLSDSVGKNPNNINNTESNEKDSTNIIPLWKNEDEKSGREDKNYINSQGVKLNHDNNINYMKNDSNSNSNSSNGSSKTLEVDMDNNAETINYDDKFSYELKSTLDDQAEEDIHEIKKEKYQNEQVVLEDIKREELNNSQEIKNEIDTYNFKNEDIKDEIHIIKEEPINKYNDKTSRLIDSYSDYVKKMTIYSKEMNEIYESMNKNSEILNSIKMNATFNYVNDNNNNNNILNVDKRVHTEEYKNVHSQEIPILINPYENTTILNSSKMDNITKGTHINNNNDDIYSNENVQHFHEPSFNYVQDVRKNI; the protein is encoded by the exons atgggAGCAGGACAAACGAAGGAAATTATGGGTG GATATAGAATTCTTAGGATATCAGAAAATAGCCCTTGTTCCAATGTTGGTctagaaatatttttcgACTACATAATTCAAATAGACGATTTGAAATTATTAGATTCTTCTAAAAGTACCTATGACAATTTTATcgaaaaaataaaactgcatgaaaataaagaattaacTCTAGATGTTTATAATTGTAgatatgataaaataaagaaggTTAAAGTAATCCCAGGAAAATGGGAGGGGAATGGATTATTAGGAATTCATATAAGTtatgaatttttaaatGCTTTAAATGAGGGTGTAAGAATATTAGAAATTTTGGAAAATTCTCCTGCATATCAAAGTCAATTAATAGAATACGAAGATTTTATTATTGGATATGATAAAGGTATTTTTAGAAATCAAGATGAATTCATGagttatataaatatgaataatataataaaagaaaattcTCATGATAAAAAAGTCATATTTAACActaatttatatgtttataattataaacatGAACATATTAGAAAAGTGCAAATTCAACTTAATGATTCTTGGGGTGGAAAAGGATTACTTGGTTGTAATGTTGCTACAGGTTATCTACATAAAATTCCACCTTGTCAAATTAAAGGTGAAgaagaaaaggaaaatataaatttaaaagagtcattatcattatctgatattaaaaataatgaaagTGAATCTAACaattataaaaaggaatattTGGATATTACAAAAGTAAACGATTTAGAAATTGTTTTGTTAAGTGACAGTGTTGGAAAAAAtccaaataatataaataataccGAATCAAATGAAAAGGATTCAACAAACATAATACCTCTATGGaaaaatgaagatgaaAAATCAGGACGTgaagataaaaattatataaattcaCAGGGGGTGAAACTAAAccatgataataatataaattatatgaaaaatgatagtaatagtaatagtaatagtaGTAATGGTAGTAGTAAAACCCTTGAAGTAGATATGGATAACAATGCAGAAACCAttaattatgatgataaatTTTCGTATGAACTAAAATCCACATTAGATGATCAAGCAGAAGAAGATATTcatgaaataaaaaaagaaaagtaCCAAAATGAACAGGTAGTATTGgaagatataaaaagagAAGAACTAAATAATAGCcaagaaataaaaaatgaaatagatacttataattttaaaaatgaagatataaaagatgaaatacatataataaaagaagaaccaataaataaatataatgataaaacTAGTAGACTGATAGATAGCTATTCTGATTATGTAAAGAAGATGACAATATATAGTAAAGAAATGAATGAGATATATGAAAGCATGAACAAAAATAGTGAAATTCTAAATagtataaaaatgaatgcAACATTTAATTATgtaaatgataataataataataataatatattaaatgtaGATAAACGTGTTCATACTGaggaatataaaaatgtacatTCTCAAGAAATACCTATTCTTATAAATCCATATGAAAATACAACAATTTTAAATAGCTCTAAAATGgataatataacaaaaggaactcatattaataataataatgatgatatttATTCAAATGAAAATGTTCAACATTTTCATGAACCCTCATTTAATTATGTTCAAGATGTAAGAAAGAACATATAG